One Clavelina lepadiformis chromosome 1, kaClaLepa1.1, whole genome shotgun sequence genomic region harbors:
- the LOC143457886 gene encoding serine beta-lactamase-like protein LACTB, mitochondrial isoform X2, with protein sequence MEEVGAPGMVVAVSVDGKTVWKQGFGYADVENKVPCTPSTVMRVASISKSFTAMAAARLMEEGKLDLDKNIQEYAQSFPEKSYNGEKVTITLRHLLLHLSGIRHYSKTLDKPKPPKIESELSEYYITKQYSSVTEALALFKDDPLLYKPGEEFLYTTHGWTLISAILEEVSGRDFLSLMQDNFRRLGMNETYADVHNKLIYNRSRYYIRKNGKLENVPYVNNSYKWAGGGFLSTVGDLMKFGNAMMYSYQYKADVSNNNENEENKEKTQNRTPGILKAETVHKMWHQVVHRKRERNSKLNENASYGLGWEVYPVMEQFGCCPKWQLEVCHTGGAIGASSILFLLPDTNSHIPVQGSTSDRENEIEVSLCKLALHSDSDVQQTSVNKDSNEKQCAVKGIAVAIITNMQSVGLTQLARDLAQEFDKNLRSD encoded by the exons ATGGAAGAAGTTGGAGCTCCTGGCATGGTTGTGGCTGTGAGTGTTGATGGTAAAACTGTGTGGAAACAAG GTTTTGGATATGCTGATGTGGAAAATAAAGTACCTTGCACACCTTCCACTGTGATGAGAGTAGCAAGTATAAGCAAATCTTTCACTGCTATGGCTGCTGCAAGGTTAATGGAAGAGGGCAAATTAGATTTGGACAAAAATATTCAAGAGTATGCGCAAAGTTTCCCAGAGAAAAGCTACAATGGTGAAAAG GTGACAATTACTTTGAGGCACTTGCTGTTGCATTTAAGTGGAATCCGACATTATTCTAAAACTTTAGACAAACCCAAACCCCCAAAGATTGAATCTGAATTGTCGGaatattacatcacaaagcaATACAGCAGTGTGACAGAGGCCTTGGCATTATTTAAGGATGATCCTTTGTTATATAAACCAG GAGAAGAGTTTTTGTATACCACCCATGGGTGGACTTTAATTAGTGCCATCTTAGAAGAAGTATCTGGAAGAGACTTCCTCTCCTTAATGCAAGATAACTTCCGTCGTCTTGGAATGAATGAGACTTATGCTGATGTTCACAACAAGTTGATCTATAATCGGTCAAG GTATTACATAAGAAAGAacggaaaattagaaaatgttcCGTATGTGAACAACTCGTACAAATGGGCTGGGGGTGGTTTTCTTTCTACAGTTGGCGACCTTATGAAATTTGGGAATGCCATGATGTACAGCTATCAG TATAAAGCAGATGTATCTAACAAtaatgaaaatgaagaaaataagGAAAAGACACAAAACCGCACACCAGGGATTTTGAAAGCTGAAACT GTTCACAAAATGTGGCATCAAGTTGTTCACCGTAAACGAGAAAGAAATAGTAAACTAAATGAAAATGCAAGCTATGGACTTGGATGGGAAGTTTATCCAGTAATG GAACAGTTTGGATGTTGCCCCAAGTGGCAGTTGGAAGTTTGTCATACTGGAGGCGCAATTGGAGCATCCAGCATACTCTTCCTGCTTCCAGATACAAACTCCCATATTCCTGTCCAAGGATCAACGTCAGACAGAGAAAATGAAATCGAAGTTTCACTTTGCAAGTTGGCCCTGCACTCAGACTCAGATGTTCAACAAACTTCAGTTAATAAGGattcaaatgaaaaacagTGTGCAGTGAAAGGGATTGCTGTGGCTATTATCACAAACATGCAGAGTGTTGGTCTTACTCAGCTAGCACGAGATCTAGCGCAGGAATTTGATAAAAACCTCAGATCAGATTAG
- the LOC143457886 gene encoding serine beta-lactamase-like protein LACTB, mitochondrial isoform X1, whose amino-acid sequence MRINYFFAALAATVIRGENPSEALRFTDVKQKKDKKKKKQSKIDKHLEVAIQNSKQYVTQKMEEVGAPGMVVAVSVDGKTVWKQGFGYADVENKVPCTPSTVMRVASISKSFTAMAAARLMEEGKLDLDKNIQEYAQSFPEKSYNGEKVTITLRHLLLHLSGIRHYSKTLDKPKPPKIESELSEYYITKQYSSVTEALALFKDDPLLYKPGEEFLYTTHGWTLISAILEEVSGRDFLSLMQDNFRRLGMNETYADVHNKLIYNRSRYYIRKNGKLENVPYVNNSYKWAGGGFLSTVGDLMKFGNAMMYSYQYKADVSNNNENEENKEKTQNRTPGILKAETVHKMWHQVVHRKRERNSKLNENASYGLGWEVYPVMEQFGCCPKWQLEVCHTGGAIGASSILFLLPDTNSHIPVQGSTSDRENEIEVSLCKLALHSDSDVQQTSVNKDSNEKQCAVKGIAVAIITNMQSVGLTQLARDLAQEFDKNLRSD is encoded by the exons AAACACTTAGAAGTCGCAATACAGAACAGTAAACAATATGTCACACAAAAAATGGAAGAAGTTGGAGCTCCTGGCATGGTTGTGGCTGTGAGTGTTGATGGTAAAACTGTGTGGAAACAAG GTTTTGGATATGCTGATGTGGAAAATAAAGTACCTTGCACACCTTCCACTGTGATGAGAGTAGCAAGTATAAGCAAATCTTTCACTGCTATGGCTGCTGCAAGGTTAATGGAAGAGGGCAAATTAGATTTGGACAAAAATATTCAAGAGTATGCGCAAAGTTTCCCAGAGAAAAGCTACAATGGTGAAAAG GTGACAATTACTTTGAGGCACTTGCTGTTGCATTTAAGTGGAATCCGACATTATTCTAAAACTTTAGACAAACCCAAACCCCCAAAGATTGAATCTGAATTGTCGGaatattacatcacaaagcaATACAGCAGTGTGACAGAGGCCTTGGCATTATTTAAGGATGATCCTTTGTTATATAAACCAG GAGAAGAGTTTTTGTATACCACCCATGGGTGGACTTTAATTAGTGCCATCTTAGAAGAAGTATCTGGAAGAGACTTCCTCTCCTTAATGCAAGATAACTTCCGTCGTCTTGGAATGAATGAGACTTATGCTGATGTTCACAACAAGTTGATCTATAATCGGTCAAG GTATTACATAAGAAAGAacggaaaattagaaaatgttcCGTATGTGAACAACTCGTACAAATGGGCTGGGGGTGGTTTTCTTTCTACAGTTGGCGACCTTATGAAATTTGGGAATGCCATGATGTACAGCTATCAG TATAAAGCAGATGTATCTAACAAtaatgaaaatgaagaaaataagGAAAAGACACAAAACCGCACACCAGGGATTTTGAAAGCTGAAACT GTTCACAAAATGTGGCATCAAGTTGTTCACCGTAAACGAGAAAGAAATAGTAAACTAAATGAAAATGCAAGCTATGGACTTGGATGGGAAGTTTATCCAGTAATG GAACAGTTTGGATGTTGCCCCAAGTGGCAGTTGGAAGTTTGTCATACTGGAGGCGCAATTGGAGCATCCAGCATACTCTTCCTGCTTCCAGATACAAACTCCCATATTCCTGTCCAAGGATCAACGTCAGACAGAGAAAATGAAATCGAAGTTTCACTTTGCAAGTTGGCCCTGCACTCAGACTCAGATGTTCAACAAACTTCAGTTAATAAGGattcaaatgaaaaacagTGTGCAGTGAAAGGGATTGCTGTGGCTATTATCACAAACATGCAGAGTGTTGGTCTTACTCAGCTAGCACGAGATCTAGCGCAGGAATTTGATAAAAACCTCAGATCAGATTAG